A stretch of the Bordetella genomosp. 8 genome encodes the following:
- the rng gene encoding ribonuclease G — MSATHPDVYEDILINVTPFETRVAVVAQGAVQELHVERSIQRGHVGNIYLGRVVRVLPGMQSAFVDIGLERAAFIHIADLRENRTERSQGLTPTPIEKLLFEGQTLMVQVIKDPLGTKGARLSTQISMAGRMLVYLPHDPHIGISQKIDSESERVQLRERLSALMPEDEKGGFIVRTQAEGSTDEELRADLDYLRKLWSSVQAAARSHPAPTVLHQDLTLAQRVLRDMVGPHTGTIRVDSRTTTADLLEWARVYTPSVVDRIHHYSGERPLFDTANVDDEIQRALSRRVDLKSGGYLIVDQTEALTTVDVNTGGFVGGRNFDDTIFKTNLEAAQAIARQLRLRNLGGIVILDFIDMEDTEHRETVLAELRKALARDRTRMTVNGFTQLGLVEMTRKRTRDSLAHQLCESCPTCQSRGHVRTARTICYEILREILREARQFNPKEFRILASQQVVDLFLEEESQHLAMLGDFVGKTVSLEVEATYTQEQYDLILI, encoded by the coding sequence ATGTCCGCCACCCATCCTGACGTATACGAAGACATCCTCATCAACGTCACGCCGTTCGAGACCCGCGTGGCCGTGGTCGCGCAGGGCGCCGTGCAGGAACTGCACGTGGAGCGCAGCATCCAGCGGGGCCACGTCGGGAACATCTATCTGGGCCGCGTGGTACGCGTGCTGCCTGGCATGCAGAGCGCCTTCGTGGATATCGGCCTGGAACGCGCGGCCTTCATCCACATCGCCGACCTGCGCGAGAACCGCACCGAACGCAGCCAGGGCTTGACGCCCACACCGATCGAGAAGCTGCTGTTCGAAGGCCAGACCTTGATGGTGCAGGTCATCAAGGATCCGCTGGGGACCAAGGGAGCGCGGCTGTCGACCCAGATCAGCATGGCCGGGCGCATGCTGGTCTATCTGCCGCACGATCCGCATATCGGCATTTCGCAGAAGATCGACTCGGAGAGCGAACGGGTGCAGTTGCGCGAACGCCTGAGCGCCCTGATGCCGGAAGACGAAAAAGGCGGGTTCATCGTCCGCACCCAGGCCGAGGGGTCCACGGACGAGGAACTTCGCGCCGACCTGGATTACCTGCGCAAGCTGTGGAGTAGCGTGCAGGCGGCTGCCCGCAGCCATCCGGCGCCTACCGTGCTGCACCAGGACCTGACGCTGGCGCAGCGGGTGCTGCGCGACATGGTGGGCCCCCACACGGGGACCATACGCGTGGATTCGCGCACCACGACCGCCGACCTGCTGGAGTGGGCGCGGGTGTATACCCCTTCGGTGGTGGACCGCATCCATCACTACAGCGGGGAGCGTCCCTTGTTCGATACGGCCAATGTCGACGATGAAATCCAGCGGGCGCTGTCGCGCCGCGTGGACCTGAAATCCGGCGGCTACCTGATCGTCGACCAGACCGAAGCCCTGACCACGGTGGACGTGAACACGGGCGGCTTCGTCGGCGGACGCAATTTTGACGACACCATCTTCAAGACCAACCTGGAAGCGGCGCAGGCCATCGCGCGGCAGCTGCGGCTGCGCAACCTGGGCGGCATCGTGATCCTGGACTTCATCGATATGGAAGACACGGAGCATCGCGAAACGGTGCTGGCCGAACTGCGCAAGGCCCTGGCGCGCGACCGCACACGCATGACGGTCAACGGCTTCACGCAGCTGGGGCTGGTGGAGATGACGCGCAAGCGCACGCGCGATTCGCTGGCGCACCAGTTGTGCGAATCATGCCCGACCTGCCAATCGCGCGGCCACGTGCGCACCGCGCGCACCATCTGCTACGAGATCCTGCGTGAAATCCTGCGCGAGGCGCGGCAATTCAATCCCAAGGAATTCCGTATCCTGGCTTCGCAACAGGTGGTGGACCTGTTCCTGGAAGAAGAAAGCCAGCACCTTGCGATGCTGGGAGACTTCGTGGGCAAGACGGTGTCGCTGGAAGTCGAGGCGACCTATACGCAGGAACAGTACGACCTCATCCTGATCTGA